A single window of Onychostoma macrolepis isolate SWU-2019 chromosome 16, ASM1243209v1, whole genome shotgun sequence DNA harbors:
- the LOC131522175 gene encoding transmembrane protein 200A: MSEANAPTEKVSITAPELETLPLRPDTGPVIGGLRLRSAPGACLLFAGVLLIVGIGIAVGGYWNNQPRRQTQHHVSTGRTSSEKLKLIGPVIMGVGLFIFICANTILYENRDHEQRHKRDQHKDDHAILLLAQTHRNNHSKRFSQTETNINTHTLDLSELNIHCLEEGAGIPTLKCSSPSSGSCSSSQVNLETGSPLQGRRNMERLALPVIKVNDCLIGSSDPVPPPLPDRTYRNKMAVENIANVELTQVNLPDSSLMILNKEEPKDR; this comes from the coding sequence ATGTCTGAGGCAAATGCTCCCACAGAAAAAGTCTCTATAACAGCCCCAGAGTTGGAGACTCTGCCCTTAAGGCCAGATACAGGGCCTGTGATTGGTGGACTGCGTTTGCGATCTGCACCAGGGGCTTGTTTGTTGTTTGCTGGTGTTTTGCTGATAGTAGGAATCGGCATTGCTGTGGGGGGATATTGGAACAATCAACCCCGCCGACAAACACAACATCATGTTTCAACTGGACGCACCTCTTCAGAGAAACTGAAGCTGATTGGTCCTGTCATTATGGGGGTGGGgctttttatctttatttgtgcCAACACAATTCTCTATGAAAATCGTGACCATGAACAACGTCATAAGCGAGACCAACATAAAGACGACCACGCGATCCTGCTACTGGCACAAACTCATAGGAACAATCATTCGAAACGGTTCTCACAAACAGAAACGAACATCAACACGCATACATTGGACTTGTCTGAACTCAACATCCATTGCTTAGAGGAAGGGGCTGGAATTCCCACCCTAAAGTGTTCCTCGCCATCCTCTGGCTCATGTAGCTCCAGTCAAGTGAACTTGGAAACCGGATCACCCCTCCAAGGTCGCAGAAACATGGAAAGATTGGCCTTGCCTGTCATTAAAGTCAATGACTGTTTGATTGGCTCCTCAGACCCAGTGCCTCCACCTCTCCCTGATCGGACATACCGGAACAAGATGGCAGTGGAAAATATAGCAAATGTGGAGCTAACACAAGTGAATCTTCCAGATTCATCTCTAATGATACTGAACAAAGAAGAGCCAAAGGATCGGTAG